The Oscarella lobularis chromosome 9, ooOscLobu1.1, whole genome shotgun sequence genome includes a window with the following:
- the LOC136191036 gene encoding myotrophin-like: MANDFVWAIKNGEMDRVKALAPKNDLNKELLNGRMAIHFAADYGQADVISYLAEKGANVNVPDKHGITPLLSAIYEGHADCVKLLIKLGAKKDGKAPSGDSYIDCAETDEVREALK; this comes from the exons ATGGCTAACGACTTCGTCTGGGCGATCAAGAACGGGGAGATGGATCGTGTGAAGGCGCTCGCGCCTAAG aacGATCTCAATAAGGAGCTTCTCAACGGTCGCATGGCTATTCATTTCGCCGCTGACTACGGCCAAGCGGACGTTATTAGTTATTTGGCGGAGAAAGGAGCGAATGTGAAC GTTCCTGATAAACACGGTATAACTCCTCTCTTGTCGGCTATCTATGAGGGGCACGCTGACTGTGTCAAGCTTTTGATTAAACTT GGAGCAAAGAAGGACGGAAAGGCGCCAAGCGGTGATTCGTATATTGATTGTGCGGAGACGGACGAAGTGCGGGAGGCGTTGAAGTGA
- the LOC136191033 gene encoding neurotrypsin-like isoform X2, which yields MDEVDCDGTETTLQSCSFTGWGDENCVHGEDAGVVCENGTGLVPPVRLASEGTIEILFNNEWGSMCYDNWTFMNSRVLCRQLGYVDANRTLVVDIDQSTRRIWMDECSCNGTETAISSCSFPGWGIGECTSRKLAGVQCMRGNESLPIRLTGSPFPYAGTVEILRQGTWGAVCDANWDQSKARIICRQLGYPEAWAALVGSYYGSGSRPPWMNNVRCTGVERRIEDCAFDGWYESGCPETHSAGVVCEPTVTPRSRLAASSRRITIETGIYSNEGLPLTESSTSSPRNDEHLDHGDNSSGYIAAIVVMTTLLVIAVFILTLVCCKRWSHDSDGDKRLVRECFDVFFSSKSKGVESTSPVENNSNNQTNPRPVPVVYEDSAKSYDNPEYFD from the exons ATGGACGAAGTCGATTGCGACGggacggagacgacgttgcAGTCGTGCTCCTTCACCGGATGGGGAGACGAGAATTGCGTTCACGGCGaagacgccggcgtcgtctgCGAAAACG GCACCGGTCTCGTGCCGCCGGTACGACTGGCGAGTGAGGGGACAATCGAAATTCTCTTCAACAATGAATGGGGCTCTATGTGCTATGACAATTGGACGTTTATGAATTCGCGAGTGCTGTGTCGTCAGCTCGgctacgtcgacgcgaatagAACGCTAGTAGTCGATATCGACCAATCGACGCGGAGGATATGGATGGACGAGTGCTCTTGCAACGGCACGGAGACCGCTATCTCGAGCTGCTCGTTTCCAGGCTGGGGCATAGGCGAATGCACCTCCAGAAAATTAGCTGGAGTACAATGCA TGAGGGGAAATGAGAGTCTCCCTATACGACTTACCGGCTCTCCCTTCCCCTACGCCGGAACTGTCGAGATTCTTCGCCAGGGCACGTGGGGAGCCGTGTGCGACGCGAATTGGGATCAATCTAAAGCTCGTATCATATGTCGTCAGTTGGGCTACCCAGAGGCTTGGGCGGCTCTCGTGGGAAGCTACTACGGAAGCGGTAGCAGACCGCCTTGGATGAACAACGTCCGATGCACGGGAGTCGAGAGACGAATAGAAGACTGCGCTTTCGACGGATGGTACGAAAGCGGGTGCCCGGAGACTCACTCAGCTGGAGTCGTTTGCG agcCGACGGTTACGCCGAGAAGTCGTTTGGCTGCTTCTTCGCGTCGGATTACCATCGAGACGGGAATCTATTCTAATGAGGGTCTGCCTCTAAcggagtcgtcgacgtcatctccacgaaacgacgaacaCTTAG ATCATGGGGATAATTCGTCTGGGTATATTGCGGCTATTGTAGTCATGACAACGCTACTGGTAATAGCCGTCTTCATTCTAACGTTGGTCTGCTGTAAACGTTGGAGTCACGACTCCGATGGGGACAAGAGGCTTGTGAGAGAAtgcttcgacgttttcttctcgtcgaagagcaAAGGCGTCGAAAGCACTTCGCCGGTAGAAAATAACTCAAACAATCAGACGAATCCTAGACCCGTTCCGGTCGTATATGAGGACTCAGCTAAATCGTATGACAATCCGGAATATTTTGATTAG
- the LOC136191028 gene encoding dihydroxy-acid dehydratase 2-like, which produces MVEPVSKRFRLSTLKARSHILTGDPNEESHWVKRAGARAHLRAAGFEDDDFKKPIVTVACPYSNALPCNNKFRLLGDLVVEEIEKRGGKAFLCQTPVVSDGETMGFGGMRYSLISRDWIADCVEIMHEAYSADAVLSLGACDKTVPGVVMPLARLNAIGLFLYGGTILPGHCEGYDKGLDGGSVKEAIGKFGRGIIDIEELHRVERCALPGSGSCGGMFTANTMSSVMAALGIAIPETASAPAVDRANKVTDTKREHCKLVVDALFNLMESKISARDILTRKAFENAVTVVYAVGGSTNSVLHLLALAREAEVELDINDFNKIGERVPLIANLSPHGKYHVADLHEVGGIPIVLKELLDNGFLHGDCLTVTGRTMAENLANTPSLSQLKQDVIFPLSSPVAPAGHHISIIRGNLAPGSAVLKLSGKQFDKPFTGPAVVFDDENEAFKAIMNGKIKHGDAVVIRYVGPKGSPGMPEMLSPGAALVGAGMGKTVPLITDGRFSGASHGIMIGHVTPEAQDGGPIAVINSGDTIKIDFDSKEISLVIPDGELKTRLSAWTPKKRQLRGLLAKYEKLVSSADRGATTY; this is translated from the exons ATGGTGGAACCGGTTTCGAAACGCTTTCGCCTCTCCACGCTCAAG GCGCGTAGCCACATACTAACCGGGGACCCCAATGAGGAATCACACTGGGTCAAACGG GCGGGCGCTCGCGCGCACTTGAGAGCTGCCGgattcgaagacgacgatttcaagaAGCCAATCGTAACCGTAGCGTGTCCCTATAGCAACGCATTGCCGTGCAACAACAAATTTCG GCTTCTCGGCGACTTGGTAGTGGAAGAGATCGAAAAAAGAGGAG GAAAAGCGTTTCTCTGTCAGACGCCTGTTGTGAGCGATGGAGAGACAATG GGCTTCGGTGGAATGAGATACTCGCTCATCTCTCGCGACTGGATAGCCGATTGCGTGGAAATCATGCACGAAGCCTATTCAGCA GACGCTGTGCTGTCTCTAGGAGCTTGTGACAAGACAG TTCCTGGAGTTGTCATGCCATTGGCTCGTCTAAACGCC attgGTCTCTTTCTTTACGGTGGCACCATTCTTCCCGGTCACTGCGAAGGCTACGACAAGGGCCTCGACGGCGGAAGCGTCAAAGAG GCTATAGGAAAATTCGGCAGAGGAATCATAGACATAGAAGAACTGCATCGCGTTGAACGATGCGCTCTGCCCGGCTCCGGCTCCTGTG gGGGAATGTTTACTGCGAATACCATGTCATCAGTGATGGCAGCATTGGGAATAGCAATACCAG AGACTGCTTCTGCTCCTGCTGTAGATAGAGCGAATAAG GTGACGGATACGAAGAGGGAGCACTgcaaactcgtcgtcgatgctcttttcaatttgatgGAGAGCAAGATCTCAGCTCGAGACATCCTGACTAGAAAA GCTTTTGAAAATGCTGTCACTGTTGTCTACGCCGTTGGCGGATCGACCAACTCCGTTCTACATCTTTTGGCTTTAGCTAGAGA GGCTGAGGTCGAGCTTGACATAAACGATTTCAATAAAATCGGCGAACGCGTGCCGCTCATCGCCAATTTGTCGCCGCACGGAAAATACCACGTGGCCGATCTCCACGAAGTGGGAGGCATACCA ATCGTTCTCAAAGAGCTTCTCGATAACGGTTTTCTCCACGGCGATTGTCTCACGGTGACTGGACGCACGATGGCCGAGAATTTGGCCAATACGCCGTCACTTTCTCAACTCAAGCAG gatGTTATTTTTCCTCTGTCGTCTCCCGTTGCTCCAGCGGGTCATCACATCAGCATTATAAGG GGCAATCTCGCTCCTGGAAGTGCCGTGCTCAAACTGAGTGGAAAACAGTTCGACAAGCCGTTCACTGGACCA GCTGTcgtctttgacgacgaaaacgaagcatTCAAAGCCATCATGAACGGAAAG ATCAAACACGGCGATGCGGTAGTCATTCGTTACGTAGGCCCAAAGGGCAG TCCCGGTATGCCGGAGATGTTGAGCCCCGGTGCCGCTCTAGTTGGCGCCGGCATGGGAAAAACCGTTCCGCTTATCACAGACGGACGATTCAGTGGCGCATCTCACG GAATTATGATTGGACATGTGACTCCTGAGGCTCAAGACGGCGGTCCCATTGCCGTCATAAACAGCGGCGATACGATTAAAATTGATTTCGATTCCAAAGAGATATCCCTG GTCATACCTGATGGGGAGCTGAAGACGAGGCTGTCCGCGTGGACGCCTAAGAAACGTCAGCTCCGCGGCCTACTCGCCAAATACGAGAAACTCGTTTCGAGCGCCGATCGCGGAGCTACGACCTATTAG
- the LOC136191033 gene encoding neurotrypsin-like isoform X1: MFPSPAFAILPLLLSSQLFRPTRASGLRLSDGKVHSEGRVEVYHDNEWGTVCDDGWDLSDAQVVCKQLGFAYAVDYKTKAYFGQGNGYIWMDEVDCDGTETTLQSCSFTGWGDENCVHGEDAGVVCENGTGLVPPVRLASEGTIEILFNNEWGSMCYDNWTFMNSRVLCRQLGYVDANRTLVVDIDQSTRRIWMDECSCNGTETAISSCSFPGWGIGECTSRKLAGVQCMRGNESLPIRLTGSPFPYAGTVEILRQGTWGAVCDANWDQSKARIICRQLGYPEAWAALVGSYYGSGSRPPWMNNVRCTGVERRIEDCAFDGWYESGCPETHSAGVVCEPTVTPRSRLAASSRRITIETGIYSNEGLPLTESSTSSPRNDEHLDHGDNSSGYIAAIVVMTTLLVIAVFILTLVCCKRWSHDSDGDKRLVRECFDVFFSSKSKGVESTSPVENNSNNQTNPRPVPVVYEDSAKSYDNPEYFD; this comes from the exons ATGTTTCCATCACCCGCATTCGCAATACTGCCGCTACTACTTTCCTCACAGCTCTTTCGTCCAACCCGGG CTTCAGGTCTCCGGCTTTCGGATGGCAAGGTGCATTCGGAGGGTCGCGTCGAAGTCTACCATGACAACGAGTGGGGAACcgtctgcgacgacggctgGGATCTCTCCGACGCCCAAGTCGTGTGCAAACAACTCGGCTTTGCCTATGCAGTCGactacaaaacaaaagccTATTTTGGTCAAGGAAACGGCTACATATGGATGGACGAAGTCGATTGCGACGggacggagacgacgttgcAGTCGTGCTCCTTCACCGGATGGGGAGACGAGAATTGCGTTCACGGCGaagacgccggcgtcgtctgCGAAAACG GCACCGGTCTCGTGCCGCCGGTACGACTGGCGAGTGAGGGGACAATCGAAATTCTCTTCAACAATGAATGGGGCTCTATGTGCTATGACAATTGGACGTTTATGAATTCGCGAGTGCTGTGTCGTCAGCTCGgctacgtcgacgcgaatagAACGCTAGTAGTCGATATCGACCAATCGACGCGGAGGATATGGATGGACGAGTGCTCTTGCAACGGCACGGAGACCGCTATCTCGAGCTGCTCGTTTCCAGGCTGGGGCATAGGCGAATGCACCTCCAGAAAATTAGCTGGAGTACAATGCA TGAGGGGAAATGAGAGTCTCCCTATACGACTTACCGGCTCTCCCTTCCCCTACGCCGGAACTGTCGAGATTCTTCGCCAGGGCACGTGGGGAGCCGTGTGCGACGCGAATTGGGATCAATCTAAAGCTCGTATCATATGTCGTCAGTTGGGCTACCCAGAGGCTTGGGCGGCTCTCGTGGGAAGCTACTACGGAAGCGGTAGCAGACCGCCTTGGATGAACAACGTCCGATGCACGGGAGTCGAGAGACGAATAGAAGACTGCGCTTTCGACGGATGGTACGAAAGCGGGTGCCCGGAGACTCACTCAGCTGGAGTCGTTTGCG agcCGACGGTTACGCCGAGAAGTCGTTTGGCTGCTTCTTCGCGTCGGATTACCATCGAGACGGGAATCTATTCTAATGAGGGTCTGCCTCTAAcggagtcgtcgacgtcatctccacgaaacgacgaacaCTTAG ATCATGGGGATAATTCGTCTGGGTATATTGCGGCTATTGTAGTCATGACAACGCTACTGGTAATAGCCGTCTTCATTCTAACGTTGGTCTGCTGTAAACGTTGGAGTCACGACTCCGATGGGGACAAGAGGCTTGTGAGAGAAtgcttcgacgttttcttctcgtcgaagagcaAAGGCGTCGAAAGCACTTCGCCGGTAGAAAATAACTCAAACAATCAGACGAATCCTAGACCCGTTCCGGTCGTATATGAGGACTCAGCTAAATCGTATGACAATCCGGAATATTTTGATTAG
- the LOC136191019 gene encoding uncharacterized protein, whose protein sequence is MDLKESDLEIGVTEGSVTLIILIPGQGFINMLVYLGQNAEPLKFLIDVDKLAKISFGDFPYVSVSVFSRKCLPGAAAKGAKPVAMVLPTVRQQESHGIKDSLLPGDDTKRHRNDDERLCQLCDLRERKKNAEFVCTECTVHQYYCGDCAQFVHKTDKRKNHAYQNLFPSSPRDKLTIALEENQPDSKSEAEEHWKQLEGDTASKEAFYSFMVGKRLPPSAIQSLAVVNLENLLDDENEEFFEGYVVIGRYTEERLQKAVKDNKDKGLGLIASLLPFLFDMLIRREYLSTFTELFLKYLDMPSGSDVPEMVFDLKLMAKDVAIALLETVPDDTKRFVMKSLDSIGYPLPLCYVMKQATQQSTCIANFGALGSVLPGSSSPLVMSCGTYNTVGLGKTFLLKELIAKLSSSIYTDFLDDDDGPTHTPSIDLILEKEGKGDFNYADIHGWSADSNFADVVATLASVSYLILLHVSEDDVKDLKSRKSSAVRYILEEQLRSTPAVLVVLLRDTEDEKLRVEAEAEFRKAFPSGREVLSILVRNLKLQRGSRLDSVIMTVTGRLGKFFNAPQEKELRAGKLRCPPSDYLAELYHTKHHRLTPPPLRLRTSLGEALFRALENTYEKKKCLFSKLFPITTIKRKIAETHVAEKEIMERFLENKPKHEIDIRECKEERKRLKMKRIQSADVAEPLKLFANLIKRKDAKDFAEFQYYLEKWKSRHFGSLYKKRQMLHDEINQLRWKQTSREADRKLQAEEEYRQNSSAIDEIDASVDSFWSEIMHLYNLKVKNKSNQLTSGCALAPANVIKAYLDYLKQGFAMQLLQGQPLQMAGQFMRDILSEIDRQESSKEEKDLFVVSVIGEQSSGKSTLLNSLFGCGFSTAAGKCTKGLFASYLKLSTNKSLLVLDSEGLSIEGGGRVFDGQITLLALACSDLVIINHKGEISSELNDLLQVCLYAMDTLKVAKIKPNVAFVLRDQRECRNVTVHQTALLKMQEAIQKAVSTSSKDVYDLIEIGSDSLFLLHSAFSETTCGTRSIEIPSLKFSRETFRLRKKIIQLLEKGSLYDTALKNGSTSRPLSDWYTHASYVWRTVTVFGHSLLYCKTVQEICLRQELGDIANEVVKKELNDESKGFKMLARFSFEKFLKELNTAESEDVINRVGRHFNQELEAIMDSAIKGLQHEFDEMTTGKQYQEFKASFKSSLSVPVRHEYDFQREKWKMKEDQRKQELHLTLTSRFFLERTEELLKSTQFQRGISTEEAEALFKKKWEEFEPKPMARLGAKKSVDETRAEVYRLFAQVAASTKYKVGGRFSFVTMPLFSKQSGLFSEDQHWTKYVNASKESAEKKQNRFLARMVSFFAEPEDFVHGNLENIKFEVKSTVRNLVVSLTGPNPQPFGHKLVKATIDDAVLVTEKAELTFSSKGFKFLTTQFMADFVITLVNESVDSLLAHQRRNEERAKMKLLEEKKDQRRYFLAVISKDKTSLDKAKALAKLYKRGINLFIEAKLDDMKVKLKEFVKRNFGHHKAAAYRAYDESFGQRNFENVVMYCMDANRFVYTMYSNSFKAERAQVETVEGKKLVMEVEKVYAQLVQACHSWQTKVTQREWWKSPESPKHAVKLSDFQKWLKQSSDISEICLRIFPELPDYDIGRAEVFCPTLSQELEKIRKEVVLLLKSEKMPRTLADQKRHLWLTQLRGCPHCCPFCGVKCEGESDHTGNHTVSDRFHVFPSFNRRGTTRGGRTYVDFTMCLDPEVRSRPLFRGDRRWNNLDDFLKEEHPDWLPFPSNPSFAHPRPEIKEAWVNCRRALIYLRNSIFDDPMIDDTPQEWIDAYEDKRRLITEDDVERLRKKLEEEAY, encoded by the exons ATGGATTTGAAGGAATCTGATTTGGAAATTGGCGTCACTGAAGGCTCTGTTACGTTAATAATACTCATTCCTGGTCAAGGCTTTATCAATATGCTAGTTTATCTTGGGCAGAATGCCGAGCCTCTCAAATTTTTGATTGACGTAGATAAGTTGGCCAAGATTAGTTTTGGCGACTTCCCTTATGTATCAGTATCTGTATTTAGTAGAAAGTGCTTGCCAGGAGCAGCAGCTAAAGGAGCAAAGCCTGTCGCCATGGTTTTGCCCACAGTAAGGCAACAAGAGAGCCACGGAATCAAAGATAGTTTGCTACCGGGTGACGATACAAAGAGgcatcgaaacgacgatgaaCGCCTTTGCCAACTGTGCGATCTAAgggaaaggaaaaagaacgcAGAGTTTGTTTGCACTGAATGTACAGTTCACCAGTACTACTGTGGAGATTGTGCACAGTTTGTTCACAAAACAGACAAACGCAAAAATCACGCGTATCAAAATCTTttcccttcttctcctcgggacaaattaACTATTGCTCTTGAAGAAAACCAGCCGGACTCTAAATCTGAGGCAGAAG AACATTGGAAGCAACTGGAAGGCGATACGGCGTCAAAGGAAGCGTTTTACTCCTTTATGGTAGGAAAACGTCTCCCGCCGAGTGCCATCCAATCACTTGCTGTTGTGAATCTTGAGAATTTACTTGACGATGAAAACGAAGAGTTTTTTGAAGGATATGTTGTCATTGGACGATATACAGAAGAAAGACTTCAGAAAGCCGTTAAAGACAACAAGGACAAAGGCCTAGGACTGATAGCATCTTTGCTACCATTTCTATTTGATATGCTTATACGTCGAGAATATCTGAGCACATTTACAGAACTTTTCTTGAAATACCTTGACATGCCTAGTGGCAGCGATGTACCAGAAATGGTTTTCGATTTAAAATTAATGGCCAAAGATGTTGCCATTGCTTTGCTTGAAACTGTTCCCGACGACACAAAACGATTTGTAATGAAATCTCTCGACAGCATTGGGTATCCTCTGCCTCTCTGCTATGTCATGAAGCAAGCAACTCAACAGTCAACGTGCATCGCTAACTTTGGTGCCTTGGGCTCGGTATTGCCAGGCTCCTCGAGTCCCTTGGTTATGTCGTGTGGCACTTATAACACTGTAGGATTAGgcaaaacgtttcttctcaAAGAACTGATTGCAAAGCTGTCGTCGTCCATTTACACAGATTTCttagacgatgacgacggtcCAACCCACACTCCTTCCATCGATCTAATACttgagaaagaaggaaaaggagattTTAACTACGCTGACATTCATGGGTGGAGCGCAGATTCAAACTttgccgacgtcgttgcgACTTTAGCTTCAGTCTCGTATCTAATTCTTCTGCACGTTTCCGAAGATGACGTTAAAGATCTCAAGTCGCGAAAGTCCAGCGCAGTCAGATATATTCTGGAGGAGCAGCTGAGATCAACACCTGCTGTTCTTGTCGTTCTTCTACGTGACACAGAAGATGAAAAGTTACGTGTAGAAGCGGAAGCCGAATTTCGTAAAGCATTTCCTTCAGGAAGAGAAGTACTTTCAATTCTCGTCAGGAACTTGAAATTGCAGAGAGGATCTCGATTGGACAGCGTCATCATGACTGTTACAGGAAGACTTGGGAAATTTTTTAATGCACCTCAAGAGAAAGAACTGCGAGCGGGAAAGCTAAGATGTCCTCCGTCTGACTATTTGGCTGAGCTCTATCATACCAAGCATCATCGTCTTACTCCGCCTCCTCTACGTTTAAGAACAAGTCTTGGAGAAGCGCTTTTTAGGGCGCTTGAAAACACgtacgaaaaaaagaaatgccTCTTTAGCAAACTGTTTCCTATTACaacaataaaaagaaaaattgctgAAACTCACGtcgctgaaaaagaaattatgGAAAGGTTTTTGGAGAACAAACCAAAACATGAAATTGATATTAGGGAATgcaaagaggagagaaagcgacttaaaatgaaaagaattCAAAGTGCTGATGTCGCTGAGCCGCTGAAATTGTTTGCCAACTtgataaaaagaaaagacgcgaAAGACTTTGCCGAGTTCCAGTACTATTTGGAAAAATGGAAATCTAGGCACTTCGGCAGTCTTTACAAAAAACGCCAAATGCTTCATGATGAAATAAATCAGCTGAGGTGGAAGCAGACATCTAGAGAAGCAGATCGAAAATTgcaagcagaagaagagTATCGACAGAACAGTTCTGCTATTGATGAGATCGACGCTTCTGTTGACAGTTTCTGGTCAGAAATAATGCATCTATACAATCTGAAAGTAAAGAACAAGTCAAACCAGTTGACGTCGGGTTGCGCGTTAGCTCCAGCGAATGTAATAAAGGCATATTTGGACTATCTAAAGCAGGGATTTGCAATGCAGCTTTTGCAAGGCCAGCCTCTGCAAATGGCAGGTCAATTCATGAGAGATATTCTCAGCGAGATTGACCGCCAAGAGAgctcaaaagaagaaaaagacttgTTTGTTGTTTCTGTCATCGGAGAACAAAGCTCGGGGAAATCCACTCTACTTAATTCTTTGTTTGGTTGTGGATTTTCCACCGCAGCTGGCAAGTGCACCAAAGGACTCTTTGCGTCGTATTTGAAATTGTCTACAAACAAAAGCCTACTAGTATTGGATTCCGAAGGTCTTTCTATCGAAGGAGGTGGACGAGTCTTTGACGGACAAATTACTCTTCTCGCCTTAGCATGCTCCGACCTCGTGATAATCAATCATAAAGGCGAAATTTCGTCCGAACTGAATGACCTACTTCAAGTCTGTCTGTACGCTATGGACACGCTCAAAGTTGCAAAAATTAAACCAAACGTCGCGTTTGTTCTTCGAGATCAAAGGGAATGTAGAAATGTAACAGTCCATCAAACGGCTCTCTTGAAGATGCAGGAAGCCATACAGAAGGCGGTCAgcacgtcgtcaaaagacgtTTACGATCTAATTGAGATTGGAAGCGATTCGCTATTTTTACTTCATTCAGCATTTTCAGAAACTACTTGTGGCACTAGATCGATAGAGATACCTTCACTGAAATTCTCTCGCGAGACGTTTCGACTTCGCAAGAAAATCATTCAACTGCTGGAGAAAGGAAGCCTGTACGACACAGCACTCAAAAACGGCAGCACCTCTCGTCCACTTTCCGACTGGTATACACATGCTAGTTACGTATGGAGAACAGTAACGGTGTTTGGTCACTCTCTTCTTTACTGCAAGACTGTTCAAGAAATTTGTCTGAGACAAGAACTCGGTGACATTGCAAATGAGGTTGTTAAGAAAGAGCTTAATGATGAGAGCAAAGGCTTCAAGATGCTTGCCAGGTTCTCTTTTGAAAAGTTTCTTAAGGAATTAAACACAGCAGAAAGTGAAGATGTAATTAATCGTGTAGGCAGACATTTCAATCAAGAACTGGAAGCAATCATGGACTCCGCTATTAAGGGTCTGCAACACGAGTTTGATGAAATGACAACGGGAAAGCAGTATCAAGAGTTCAAAGCCTCATTCAAAAGTTCGCTGAGTGTTCCCGTAAGGCACGAGTATGATTTCCAGAGAGAAAAGTGGAAGATGAAAGAGGACCAGCGAAAGCAAGAGCTTCATTTAACCCTTACGTCGAGATTCTTTTTGGAAAGGACGGAAGAACTCCTCAAAAGTACACAATTTCAACGAGGAATATCAACGGAAGAAGCGGAAGCTTTGTTTAAGAAGAAGTGGGAAGAGTTTGAACCAAAACCAATGGCCCGACTCGGAGCTAAAAAGTCAGTGGATGAGACAAGAGCAGAAGTCTATAGACTTTTTGCTCAAGTAGCAGCAAGCACAAAGTACAAAGTCGGAGGAAGATTCAGCTTTGTTACCATGCCACTGTTTTCCAAACAAAGCGGTTTGTTTTCTGAAGATCAGCACTGGACTAAATACGTGAATGCTTCTAAGGAATctgcagaaaagaaacaaaacagaTTTTTAGCAAGGATGGTGTCTTTTTTCGCCGAACCTGAAGACTTTGTCCACGGCAACCTTGAAAACATTAAATTTGAAGTTAAAAGTACTGTTAGGAATCTTGTCGTTTCTTTGACTGGACCCAACCCGCAACCTTTCGGCCACAAACTCGTAAAAGCGACGATTGACGACGCTGTGTTAGTAACTGAAAAAGCAGAATTAACTTTTAGCTCAAAAggatttaaatttttaacTACTCAGTTTATGGCCGACTTTGTTATTACTTTGGTAAACGAATCCGTTGATTCTTTGCTTGCTCACCAGAggagaaacgaagaaagagcaaaaatgaaattgcttgaagagaaaaaagaccaACGTCGTTATTTTCTTGCTGTGATCTCCAAGGATAAAACTAGCCTGGATAAAGCTAAAGCCTTGGCAAAACTATACAAGAGAGGGATTAATCTTTTCATTGAGGCAAAACTGGATGATATGAAGGTAAAGCTTAAAGAGTTTGtaaaacgaaattttggaCACCACAAAGCCGCTGCTTACCGCGCCTACGATGAAAGTTTTGGAcaaagaaattttgaaaatgttgTTATGTACTGCATGGACGCTAACAGGTTTGTGTACACTATGTACTCCAATAGCTTTAAGGCAGAGCGAGCTCAAGttgaaacagttgagggaAAGAAGCTCGTTATGGAAGTCGAAAAAGTATACGCTCAATTAGTTCAAGCGTGCCATAGTTGGCAAACGAAAGTCACTCAAAGGGAATGGTGGAAAAGCCCGGAAAGTCCAAAACATGCAGTCAAACTTTCAGACTTTCAGAAATGGCTAAAACAGTCTTCTGACATAAGTGAAATTTGTCTACGTATTTTTCCGGAGTTGCCTGACTACGATATTGGTAGAGCTGAAGTTTTTTGTCCAACGCTAAGTCAAGAGCTAGAGAAGATACGAAAAGAGGTTGTTCTGTTACTGAAGTCAGAGAAAATGCCAAGAACCCTGGCTGATCAAAAACGCCATCTGTGGCTGACCCAGCTCAGAGGTTGTCCTCACTGCTGTCCATTTTGTGGTGTTAAATGTGAAGGAGAAAGTGACCACACAGGTAATCATACAGTGTCAGACAGATTCCACGTGTTTCCATCATTTAATCGACGGGGTACGACTAGAGGAGGAAGAACCTACGTTGATTTTACAATGTGTCTTGATCCAGAAGTTCGGTCACGTCCTCTTTTTCGGGGTGACAGGAGATGGAACAATCTCGATGATTTCTTGAAAGAAGAACATCCAGACTGGTTGCCATTTCCTAGCAATCCAAGTTTTGCACATCCGCGTCCAGAGATAAAAGAAGCATGGGTCAATTGCAGGAGGGCTCTCATATATCTGAGAAATTCCATCTTTGATGACCCCATGATTGACGATACTCCACAAGAATGGATTGACGCCTACGAGGATAAACGAAGGCTCATTactgaagacgacgttgaaagACTGCGAAAAAAGCTTGAAGAGGAAGCTTATTAG